In Sphingomonas profundi, the sequence AACGTCGCTGGCGTCGCCATCCACGTCGAGAATGTACCCCCAGCGAGCCTGACCCCGCCGGCGCGCGAAGTCCGCCGCCGCACGCGGCAGCATGTGCAGCGTATCGCGCGCAGCCTTAGTGAGTTCGGCTTTCTCGTGCCGCTGATCGTCGACGGGCAGATGCGCATCGTCGCCGGGCACAGCCGCTGGGAGGCGGCCAAGCTGCTTGGCCTCTCAAGCGTGCCGGTCATCCGCGTCGAGCACCTGACCGAGGGACAGTTACGTCTCTTCGCCATCGCCGACAACAAGCTGCCCGAGGGAGTGGAGTGGGATCAGGACCAGCTTCGTATCGAATTCGGCGAGATCGAACTGGTCGCGCCGGAACTGGAGCTGAGTTCCAGCGGCTTCGCCATCGCCGAGATCGATACGATGTACGGGCGGCACCGGACCACTCAGCTGAGCGAGCATGACGACGAGCCGGAACCGCCCGCCGAGGACTCCGTCAACCGGCTGGGCGATGTATGGCGGCTCGGCCGTCACGCCTTCGCCTGCGGTGACGCGCGCGATAGCGCGTTGATCGGACGATTGCTGAACGGCGCGAGCGTCCGAACGCTTCTTTCGGATCCGCCGTGGAACCTGAAGATCGAGGGTGTTGTATCCGGAAACGGGCGCGTGAAGCACGCGGACTTCGTCATGGCGGCGGGCGAAATGACCAAGCCGGCGTTCACCGCCTTCCTCGGCGACTTCCTCGGCGCTGCCAAGCCGCACCTCTCCCCGGGCGCGCTGGCCTACGTCTATATGGACTGGCGTAACTATGATGCCCTCGTCGCCGCCGCTGTCGCGTCCGGTTTCGAGCAGAAGAACATGCTGGTGTGGTGCAAGGACAACGCCGGCATGGGATCCATGTATCGGTCGCAGCACGAACTGGTCGGTCTGTTCAAGGCTGATGATGCCCCGCACACCAACAACATTAATCTCGGGCGCCACGGCCGCAACCGGGCGAACTGCCTGTTCTATCCCGGCGTCAACAGCTTCGGCAAGGGCCGCGACAGACAGCTGAAGGCGCACCCGACTTGCAAGCCGGTGTCGATGCTGGCCGACCTCATCCTCGACAGCAGCGCACCCGGCGAGATCATCCTCGATCCGTTTGGCGGGTCGGGTTCCACCCTGATCGCTGCCGAGAAGGTCGATCGCACCGCTTGCCTGATCGAGCTCGATCCAGGCTACGCCGACGGCATCGTTCGCCGCTTCGAACGGGTGGTAGGCACCCCGGCACTTCACGTCGAAACCGGCCTGTCGTTCGCCGAGCTCGCGCATCATCGCGCAACGGAAGCGTTGGCGGGGGAGAAGGCCGATGTCTGATCCGACCATGGCATCCGAGGATAGCCCGCCACGTCGCCCGAACGGCACCATGATGCCCGGCCACACGGCCAACCGGCGCGGGCGGCCGCCAAAGTCGCGCGGCATGCTGACGATCTTCAACGAGCTGCGTGATGGCAAGATCTCGCTGAAGGTCGACGGCCGCTTGGTCAAGATGACGCGCATGGAGGCTTGGGTCACCAATTTGTGGAACAAGGCGATCAGCTGCGATCCGAAAGCCTCGGCGATGGTGATGGCGATCCTGCGGGCGAGCGGACAGCTCGACCCAGCACCCGGCGACGACAACCTCGACGCGGATAGCGCGGCGGCCTTGCAGGCGCTCATCGAGCGCCTGGGCGGCGGCGCTGGCAGCATGGAGGCCGGGGATGAGTGATGTCCAGGATGCGTTCCGCCTCGCCTGCCGCCAGCACCTCAGCATGTTTATCGATCGCACCTTCCGCGAGGTGTCGCCGGCGGATAGGGTCGAGATAAGCTGGTATCTGCAGGCGGTCGCCTATCATCTCGAGCTCTGCGCGCGGCGGGAGATCCGCCGCCTCATCATCAACATTCCGCCGCGGCATGGCAAATCGATCTCGGCTTCCGTCGCCTTCATCGCCTGGCTGCTGGGGCACAACCCGGCGGAGAAGGTCGTTGGCATCTCCTACGCCAGCGATCTGGCGTTGAAGTTCGCGCGCGACACCAAACGGGTGATGGAGAGCCGCTGGTATCGTGCGGTCTTCCCCGGCACCCGGCTGGGCGGGCGAGCGGCCGTGCACGATTTCGAGACGACCCGCCGCGGCTCTCGCTACACCACCTCGATTGACGGCGCGCTCACCGGCCTGGGCGGCAACATCTTTGTCGTCGACGATCCTAACCAGGCCAGCGACGCGCGATCCGCGGCCGGGCGAGCTAAGGTGATCGAATGGTATAGGGACACGCTGGTGTCGCGCGCCAACAACGCGCGCCAGTCGGTCATTATCGTTGTCCAGCAGCGTGTGCACGTGGAGGATCTGAGCGGCCATCTGCTCGAGAGCGAGCCGGGCGACTGGGTGCACCTCAACCTGCCCGCGATCGCCACACGCGACGAGGCGATCGCGATAGGGCCGGATCGGTGGCACCAGCGCCGTGTTGGCGACCTGCTCGATCCGATTCGCGAAACGCGAGAGACGTTGGAGCAGCGTCGGCGCAGCATGACGAGCCAGATCTTCTCGGCGCAGTTCCAGCAGGATCCGGTGCCGGAAGACGGCGAGATCATCAAATGGGGGTGGTTCAAGCGCTACGCCACGTCGCCGATCATCGAGGAGGGTGATCGTTTCGTGCAGAGCTGGGATACGGCTTCGAAGGCCGGCGAGCTGAACGATTTTAGCGTGTGCACCACCTGGTTCGTCAAGGGCCGCGACTATTATCTGCTGGACGTTTGGCGTGGGCGGGTCACCTTTCCCGACCTCAAGCGCCAGGTCTACGCCCTGGCGGCACGCTGGGGCATCGATCAGCTACTGATCGAGGATAAGGGATCGGGCACGCAGCTGATCGCGCAGCTGGAGGACGAGGATAGCGCGGGTCTGCCGCGCCCGATCGCGCGGGTGCCGAAAGAGGATAAGGTGACGCGCATGTCGGCTCAATCCGTCTGGATCGAGCAGGGTCATGTCCACATACCGGCCGAAGCGCCTTGGCTAGCGACGTTTCAGTCCGAAATGCTGCAATTTCCAAGCGCCAAGCACGACGATCAGGTGGATAGCGTCAGCCAGTTCCTCATGTGGGTGACCGAGCGGCCGGAAACGCATACTTTCTTCATGTTCGACTTTCACGGCAACCGGTTGATCTGAGCCAAGTTCACGGCGCTAGGGCTTAGATTGAAGTGCCCATCAGTTGCGCGTTAGCCCGAACTGCCCGGTGAGCAGCTTGCGTTTCCAGCTGGCCTCAGCGGCGAGAATGTCATCCGGCGTGGCGGTCGAGCCGGAGACCTCCAGCACGCTGGCGACATAGTCGCTGCGCTCGCGCCCCCGCATTGCGACGTTGCCGCCGTGGCCGTTGGCGCGATACTCGCTCCAGCGCTGCCAGAAGCCACCCTCGCCAGTGGCCGAGCCGATATACAGGCTGCCGTCGCGCGGGCAGGTCAGGAGATAGACGCCGCGCGCCTCCTTCAGCCGCTGCGCCCAGGTCGGCGGCGCCGCGTCAAGCGACGACAGCGGTGCCGTCAACTCCATCAGGCCCGGGAACGGCCGGTCGCTGGCATCCAGCGTCAGCTCCGTCACAAGCTTGTCCTGCGTCTCGGCCTTCTGCACCCACGCCCGTTTACCCGACGCGCCGCCACCCCAGTCGATGAACAGGCGGCCGGCATAGCCCTTCAGCGCGTCGGCAAGGGAGGTCGGATAATGATCGTACTGGCCGCCGGGATCGACAACCCCGCTGATTGGCGCAACGCGATCTTCGGCGATCAGCGTCGGTGCGTCAACCTCGTAGAGGCCGACGAACATAGTCCGGCCATCCCACGTGCCGATGAACGCCGCCCAGTAGGCGCGCGAGAATTGAACACGCTGGGCAGTGGCTTGCGCCGCCTGATAGAGTTCGAACAGGCTCGGATCGTTCCGCCATATGTCGGCGAGCGATTGGCCGCCCACCGTCGGCTGGTGTCGCAGCAAGCGCACTTTCGCGGGATCGATCCCCGCCTCTTCCAGCAGCATGTTGAAGCGAAACGGCATGGCGTTCTCCACTTGGAGACGCGCCGCGCTCACCCCCTTGGCTCGCTTCGTCGCGCCTATGTCCTCTCGGAGCGACGGCCTGAGCCGGATGTTGAGAACCTGTTACGCACAGGCGCATGCGCCTTTACCGTTACCGGCTGGACATGCGCGCATGCCACCCGGCCCCAGCAAAGCTGCGACCGAGGATGC encodes:
- a CDS encoding site-specific DNA-methyltransferase — translated: MVADRMKPPPRASNVAGVAIHVENVPPASLTPPAREVRRRTRQHVQRIARSLSEFGFLVPLIVDGQMRIVAGHSRWEAAKLLGLSSVPVIRVEHLTEGQLRLFAIADNKLPEGVEWDQDQLRIEFGEIELVAPELELSSSGFAIAEIDTMYGRHRTTQLSEHDDEPEPPAEDSVNRLGDVWRLGRHAFACGDARDSALIGRLLNGASVRTLLSDPPWNLKIEGVVSGNGRVKHADFVMAAGEMTKPAFTAFLGDFLGAAKPHLSPGALAYVYMDWRNYDALVAAAVASGFEQKNMLVWCKDNAGMGSMYRSQHELVGLFKADDAPHTNNINLGRHGRNRANCLFYPGVNSFGKGRDRQLKAHPTCKPVSMLADLILDSSAPGEIILDPFGGSGSTLIAAEKVDRTACLIELDPGYADGIVRRFERVVGTPALHVETGLSFAELAHHRATEALAGEKADV
- a CDS encoding GIY-YIG nuclease family protein → MPFRFNMLLEEAGIDPAKVRLLRHQPTVGGQSLADIWRNDPSLFELYQAAQATAQRVQFSRAYWAAFIGTWDGRTMFVGLYEVDAPTLIAEDRVAPISGVVDPGGQYDHYPTSLADALKGYAGRLFIDWGGGASGKRAWVQKAETQDKLVTELTLDASDRPFPGLMELTAPLSSLDAAPPTWAQRLKEARGVYLLTCPRDGSLYIGSATGEGGFWQRWSEYRANGHGGNVAMRGRERSDYVASVLEVSGSTATPDDILAAEASWKRKLLTGQFGLTRN
- the terL gene encoding phage terminase large subunit encodes the protein MSDVQDAFRLACRQHLSMFIDRTFREVSPADRVEISWYLQAVAYHLELCARREIRRLIINIPPRHGKSISASVAFIAWLLGHNPAEKVVGISYASDLALKFARDTKRVMESRWYRAVFPGTRLGGRAAVHDFETTRRGSRYTTSIDGALTGLGGNIFVVDDPNQASDARSAAGRAKVIEWYRDTLVSRANNARQSVIIVVQQRVHVEDLSGHLLESEPGDWVHLNLPAIATRDEAIAIGPDRWHQRRVGDLLDPIRETRETLEQRRRSMTSQIFSAQFQQDPVPEDGEIIKWGWFKRYATSPIIEEGDRFVQSWDTASKAGELNDFSVCTTWFVKGRDYYLLDVWRGRVTFPDLKRQVYALAARWGIDQLLIEDKGSGTQLIAQLEDEDSAGLPRPIARVPKEDKVTRMSAQSVWIEQGHVHIPAEAPWLATFQSEMLQFPSAKHDDQVDSVSQFLMWVTERPETHTFFMFDFHGNRLI
- a CDS encoding DUF5681 domain-containing protein; the encoded protein is MSDPTMASEDSPPRRPNGTMMPGHTANRRGRPPKSRGMLTIFNELRDGKISLKVDGRLVKMTRMEAWVTNLWNKAISCDPKASAMVMAILRASGQLDPAPGDDNLDADSAAALQALIERLGGGAGSMEAGDE